From Deltaproteobacteria bacterium, one genomic window encodes:
- a CDS encoding DUF559 domain-containing protein: protein MSEPRRRWRSSPAIQERARQLRRALTPAEQRLWRQLRGGQIDGFEFRRQYPMGRFIVDFYCPSSRLIIEVDGDTHAERAEYDEARTQWLDSEHHSRVIRFTNEEINRNLDAVLGAIAAALKRPPP, encoded by the coding sequence ATGTCTGAACCCCGCCGGCGCTGGCGCTCGTCGCCTGCGATTCAAGAACGCGCGCGCCAGCTTCGTCGCGCACTCACGCCCGCCGAGCAGCGGCTGTGGCGCCAGTTGCGCGGCGGGCAGATCGACGGCTTCGAGTTTCGCCGTCAGTATCCGATGGGTCGCTTCATCGTCGACTTCTACTGCCCGTCCTCCAGACTGATCATCGAAGTCGACGGTGACACGCATGCCGAACGAGCTGAGTACGACGAGGCGCGAACGCAGTGGCTCGATTCGGAACATCACTCTCGGGTGATCCGGTTCACCAATGAAGAGATCAATCGTAATCTCGATGCGGTCCTCGGCGCAATTGCGGCGGCGCTGAAGAGGCCTCCTCCCTAA
- a CDS encoding cytochrome C oxidase subunit IV family protein, giving the protein MSAHTVSLRVYFAIFLALLVLTGLTVSAATIDLGRLNIVIALAIAVVKATLVLLYFMHLRYSPRLTWLVVSVGFVWLAIMITIILVDPLTRGWLMVARP; this is encoded by the coding sequence ATGTCGGCGCACACCGTGTCCCTCCGAGTCTATTTCGCGATCTTTCTGGCGCTGCTGGTGCTCACCGGCCTGACTGTGAGCGCCGCGACGATCGATCTCGGCCGCCTCAACATTGTCATCGCGCTCGCCATCGCGGTGGTAAAGGCAACCTTGGTGCTGCTCTACTTCATGCACCTCCGCTACAGCCCGCGACTGACGTGGCTGGTCGTGTCCGTCGGCTTCGTTTGGCTCGCCATCATGATCACCATCATCCTCGTCGATCCGCTCACCCGCGGCTGGCTGATGGTGGCGCGGCCGTAG
- a CDS encoding cytochrome c oxidase subunit 3 family protein → MWVFLVTEIMFFGGLFTAYVMYRTLYSHAFGDASNHLDLTMGAFNTVVLIGSSLTMALAVHAAQVGKRGAQVLFLLLTMLLGSVFLGVKVVEYAEKFHHGLVPGPYFTYHGPDAPQAQLFFSLYFAMTGLHALHMIIGLGILAVLVAQARAGRFGPAYSTPVELTGLYWHFVDIVWIFLFPLLYLIARHGGA, encoded by the coding sequence ATGTGGGTGTTCCTGGTCACCGAGATCATGTTCTTCGGCGGGCTGTTCACCGCTTACGTGATGTACCGCACGCTCTACTCGCACGCCTTCGGCGACGCGAGCAATCATCTCGATCTCACAATGGGCGCGTTCAACACAGTGGTGCTGATCGGCAGCAGCCTGACCATGGCGCTCGCCGTGCACGCCGCGCAAGTGGGCAAGCGCGGGGCGCAAGTGCTGTTCCTGCTGCTGACGATGCTTCTCGGCTCGGTGTTTCTCGGCGTGAAGGTCGTCGAGTACGCAGAAAAATTTCATCATGGACTCGTGCCGGGGCCGTACTTCACCTATCACGGTCCCGACGCACCGCAGGCGCAGTTGTTCTTCTCGCTGTACTTCGCGATGACTGGCCTGCACGCGCTCCACATGATCATCGGCCTCGGCATTCTCGCCGTGCTGGTCGCGCAAGCGCGCGCCGGACGGTTTGGGCCGGCGTACTCGACGCCGGTCGAGCTGACCGGCCTCTACTGGCACTTCGTGGATATCGTGTGGATCTTCCTCTTCCCGCTGCTGTACCTCATCGCGCGGCACGGGGGGGCGTAG
- the ctaD gene encoding cytochrome c oxidase subunit I, translated as MEPRTHYLNADYGIRSWLLTVDHKRIALLYLASITLMFFLGGVFALLIRLELLTPAGDLVTADTYNKLFTMHGIVMIFFFLVPSIPAVLGNFLIPIMIGARDLAFPRLNLLSWYIYVVGALFTLFAMVTGGVDTGWTFYTPFSTTASNTNVIPTALGVFITGFSSILTGLNFIVTIHRMRAPGLTWFRLPLFIWAHYATSIIMILGTPVIAITVLLVGIERAFHLGIFDPALGGDPILFQHLFWFYSHPAVYIMILPGMGVISELIACFSRKRVFGYGFVAISSLAIALLGFLVWAHHMFVTGMSVYAALIFSFLSFAVAIPSAVKVFNWTATLYKGSVSFEAPMLYALGFIGLFTIGGLTGLFLASIGVDVHVTDTYFVVAHFHYIMVGGAIMAYLGGLHFWWPKISGRLYPETLAKIAAVILFIGFNLTFFPQFVLGYLGMPRRYYAYPAEFQVLNVMSTAGASILGIGYLLPMLYFLWSLRYGAIATANPWQAVGLEWQTPSPPPTENFATTPVVTHEAYDYESFAFEAAQEVPVV; from the coding sequence ATGGAACCCCGCACACACTATCTCAACGCCGACTACGGCATCCGGTCGTGGCTGCTGACCGTGGACCACAAGCGGATCGCCTTGCTCTATCTGGCATCGATCACGCTGATGTTCTTTCTCGGCGGCGTGTTCGCGTTGCTGATCCGCCTCGAATTGCTCACCCCCGCGGGCGACCTGGTGACGGCGGACACTTACAACAAGCTGTTCACCATGCACGGCATCGTGATGATCTTCTTCTTCCTGGTGCCGTCGATTCCCGCCGTACTGGGTAATTTTCTCATTCCCATCATGATCGGCGCCCGCGACCTCGCGTTCCCGCGGCTCAACCTGCTGAGTTGGTACATCTACGTCGTCGGCGCGCTGTTCACGTTGTTCGCTATGGTCACCGGCGGCGTCGATACCGGGTGGACCTTCTACACGCCTTTCAGCACGACCGCGTCGAACACCAACGTCATCCCCACCGCGCTCGGCGTCTTCATCACCGGCTTCTCGTCAATCCTCACCGGCCTCAACTTCATCGTCACCATCCACCGCATGCGCGCGCCGGGGCTGACTTGGTTTCGCCTGCCGCTGTTCATCTGGGCTCACTACGCCACCAGCATCATCATGATTCTCGGCACGCCGGTGATTGCGATCACGGTGTTGCTGGTCGGCATCGAGCGCGCGTTCCATCTTGGCATCTTCGATCCGGCGCTCGGCGGCGATCCAATTTTGTTCCAGCACCTGTTCTGGTTCTACTCGCATCCGGCCGTCTACATCATGATCCTGCCGGGGATGGGCGTGATCAGCGAGCTGATCGCCTGCTTCTCGCGCAAGCGCGTGTTCGGTTACGGCTTCGTGGCGATCTCCAGCTTGGCGATTGCGCTGCTCGGCTTTCTCGTGTGGGCGCATCACATGTTCGTCACCGGCATGTCGGTGTATGCCGCGTTGATCTTCTCGTTCCTCAGCTTCGCGGTTGCGATCCCGTCGGCGGTGAAGGTCTTCAATTGGACCGCGACGCTCTACAAAGGTTCGGTCTCGTTCGAGGCGCCGATGTTGTACGCGCTCGGCTTCATCGGGTTGTTCACGATTGGTGGACTGACGGGATTGTTCCTGGCATCGATCGGCGTCGATGTGCACGTCACCGACACCTACTTCGTGGTCGCGCACTTCCACTACATCATGGTCGGCGGCGCGATCATGGCGTATCTCGGCGGCCTGCACTTCTGGTGGCCCAAGATCAGCGGCCGCCTGTATCCCGAAACCCTCGCCAAGATCGCCGCGGTGATTCTGTTCATCGGCTTCAACCTGACGTTCTTCCCGCAGTTCGTACTGGGCTATCTCGGCATGCCGCGCCGCTACTACGCCTACCCGGCGGAGTTCCAAGTGCTCAACGTGATGTCGACCGCGGGCGCGTCGATCTTAGGCATCGGCTATCTGCTACCGATGCTCTACTTCCTGTGGTCGCTGCGCTACGGCGCGATAGCGACCGCCAACCCGTGGCAAGCGGTCGGCCTCGAGTGGCAGACGCCATCGCCGCCGCCGACCGAGAATTTCGCGACGACCCCGGTGGTGACGCACGAAGCCTACGACTACGAATCCTTCGCCTTCGAAGCCGCGCAGGAGGTTCCCGTTGTCTGA
- the coxB gene encoding cytochrome c oxidase subunit II translates to MLSHLPLFPEQASTVAKDVDALFFFLCAVSAFFAALIAVLLVVFAVRYRRRSATDRPHAIEGALALELVWTIIPFGIAMVMFVWGASVFVRLQRPPDNALQVFAVGKQWMWKLQHIEGQREINELHVPVGRPVKVTMTSEDVIHSFYVPAFRIKQDAIPGRYTATWFEATKPGTYHLFCAEYCGTQHSGMIGSVIVMEPADYEGWLSGGVKQSLVSAGETLFQQLGCVTCHSGESGARGPALDGLFGKKVQMQSGDTIVVDEAYVRDSILNPQAKIVAGYQPIMPTFKGLVSEEGLLQLIAYLKGLGVGDQGPVRQESHS, encoded by the coding sequence ATGCTGTCGCACCTGCCACTGTTTCCGGAGCAAGCCTCCACCGTCGCGAAGGACGTGGACGCGCTGTTCTTTTTCCTGTGTGCGGTGAGCGCGTTCTTCGCTGCGCTGATCGCGGTGCTGCTGGTCGTGTTTGCAGTCCGCTATCGGCGTCGCTCGGCTACCGATCGGCCGCACGCCATCGAAGGGGCGCTTGCGTTAGAGTTGGTGTGGACGATCATTCCGTTCGGCATCGCGATGGTCATGTTCGTGTGGGGCGCGAGCGTATTCGTGCGACTGCAACGGCCGCCCGACAACGCGCTGCAAGTCTTCGCCGTCGGCAAGCAGTGGATGTGGAAGCTGCAACACATCGAGGGGCAGCGCGAGATCAACGAGCTGCATGTGCCGGTCGGTCGCCCGGTGAAAGTGACGATGACGTCGGAAGACGTGATCCACAGCTTTTACGTGCCGGCGTTTCGCATCAAGCAAGACGCGATTCCCGGCCGCTACACCGCGACGTGGTTCGAGGCCACCAAGCCCGGCACGTATCATCTCTTTTGCGCCGAGTACTGCGGCACGCAGCACTCCGGCATGATCGGATCGGTGATCGTGATGGAACCGGCTGATTACGAGGGGTGGCTCAGCGGCGGGGTCAAGCAGTCGCTGGTGTCGGCGGGCGAAACGCTCTTCCAGCAACTCGGCTGCGTGACCTGCCACAGCGGCGAGTCGGGCGCGCGCGGTCCGGCGCTCGATGGCCTCTTCGGCAAGAAGGTCCAGATGCAGAGCGGCGACACCATCGTCGTCGACGAAGCCTACGTGCGTGATTCGATCCTCAACCCGCAAGCGAAGATCGTCGCCGGCTATCAACCGATCATGCCGACGTTCAAAGGCCTGGTAAGCGAAGAGGGCCTGCTGCAGTTGATCGCGTATCTCAAGGGGCTGGGGGTTGGGGATCAGGGGCCGGTCAGACAGGAGTCACACTCGTGA
- a CDS encoding SCO family protein, whose translation MRRPYGSEVGGWRPLLAVALLLLAFATVARAEDTAQPAVLREVGIDQHLDQQVPLDLMFRDETGAAVQLGQYFGSKPVILALVYYECPMLCTLTLNGLASALAVLSFNVGEQFEVVTVSFNPRETPALAAAKKQTYLERYKRPGAERGWHFLTGDEPAITALAAAIGFRYTYVPEQKQYAHAAGITLLTPAGRIARYFFGVEYAPRDLRLGLVEAAENRIGSPIDQLLLYCFHYDPATGRYGAVALNMVRLGGVITVLSIATFMIVMLRRERAQRRRDIALASVGERKPVVAPPSPQPSPSGRGRI comes from the coding sequence ATGCGTCGCCCCTACGGTTCGGAGGTCGGCGGCTGGCGCCCACTACTCGCTGTCGCACTGCTGCTCCTCGCGTTCGCCACCGTCGCACGCGCGGAAGACACCGCGCAGCCCGCCGTACTTCGCGAGGTCGGTATCGACCAGCACCTCGATCAGCAGGTGCCGTTGGATTTGATGTTCCGCGACGAAACCGGTGCGGCGGTTCAGCTCGGGCAATATTTTGGAAGCAAGCCCGTCATCCTCGCGCTGGTCTACTACGAATGCCCGATGCTCTGCACCCTCACGCTCAACGGCCTCGCCAGCGCCCTTGCGGTCCTCAGCTTCAACGTAGGCGAACAATTCGAAGTGGTCACCGTCAGTTTCAACCCGCGCGAAACGCCGGCACTCGCCGCGGCGAAGAAGCAGACCTACCTCGAACGCTACAAGCGCCCGGGTGCGGAACGCGGCTGGCACTTCTTAACCGGCGACGAGCCGGCGATCACGGCCTTGGCCGCTGCGATCGGCTTTCGCTACACCTACGTCCCCGAGCAAAAGCAGTACGCCCACGCCGCCGGCATCACGCTGCTGACACCGGCGGGACGCATCGCGCGCTACTTCTTCGGTGTCGAGTACGCGCCCCGCGATCTGCGACTCGGACTGGTCGAAGCCGCGGAGAATCGCATCGGCTCGCCGATCGATCAGTTGCTGCTGTACTGCTTCCACTACGATCCGGCGACCGGCCGCTACGGCGCCGTCGCCTTGAACATGGTCCGGCTCGGCGGCGTCATCACCGTGCTCAGCATCGCTACCTTCATGATCGTTATGCTGCGCCGCGAGCGCGCGCAGCGCCGCCGAGACATTGCTCTCGCCTCTGTTGGGGAGCGAAAGCCCGTCGTTGCTCCGCCCTCACCCCAGCCCTCTCCCAGTGGGAGAGGGAGAATATAA
- a CDS encoding cytochrome c yields the protein MSHAADRLKGAIRHQPSAICLFALLLLAGCRQDMHDQPKYKPLKSSPFFDDGRASRPLVPDTVARGHLDDDDALHTGKSGADFVATFPLPITREVLDRGQERYDIYCSPCHDRLGNGEGMIVRRGYRRPPSLHIDRLRATAPGYVFDVISRGFGAMPDYTSQIPVTDRWAIVAYIRALQLSQHAALSDVPPAERATLAQSHD from the coding sequence ATGTCGCACGCCGCAGATCGGCTAAAGGGAGCGATTCGCCATCAGCCATCTGCTATCTGCCTTTTCGCCCTGTTGCTACTCGCCGGCTGTCGGCAGGACATGCACGATCAGCCGAAGTACAAGCCGCTCAAATCGAGTCCGTTCTTCGACGACGGCCGTGCGTCACGGCCGCTGGTGCCCGACACGGTCGCGCGCGGCCATCTCGACGATGACGACGCGCTGCACACCGGCAAGTCAGGTGCGGACTTCGTGGCCACCTTCCCGCTCCCGATCACGCGCGAGGTACTCGATCGCGGACAGGAACGCTACGACATCTATTGCTCGCCCTGCCATGACCGCCTCGGCAACGGCGAGGGCATGATCGTGCGCCGCGGCTATCGCCGTCCGCCGTCGCTGCACATCGACCGGCTGCGCGCTACCGCGCCGGGCTACGTTTTCGATGTCATCAGCCGTGGCTTCGGCGCGATGCCCGACTACACGTCGCAAATTCCCGTCACCGATCGCTGGGCGATCGTCGCCTACATACGAGCGCTCCAGCTCAGTCAGCACGCCGCGCTGTCGGATGTCCCGCCGGCTGAACGGGCGACACTGGCACAGAGTCATGACTAG
- a CDS encoding DUF3341 domain-containing protein, translated as MAEFSEPNELIAAVRRAREAGYRQLDAYTPYPIEEVSEALGFHHNRLPLLVLIGGILGGLGGYGLQYWASVIEYPINVGGRPFHSWVSFIPITFECTVLVAALTAVLGMLALNGLPMPYHPVFNVPRFALATRDRFFLCIEGTDPLFDRDTTRRFLERQVPRSISEVEH; from the coding sequence ATGGCCGAGTTCAGCGAACCGAACGAATTGATCGCCGCGGTGCGCCGCGCCCGCGAGGCGGGCTACCGCCAGCTCGATGCGTACACGCCGTATCCGATCGAAGAAGTGTCGGAGGCGCTCGGCTTCCATCACAATCGCCTGCCGCTGCTCGTGCTCATCGGCGGCATCCTCGGCGGGCTCGGCGGGTACGGGTTGCAGTACTGGGCATCGGTGATCGAGTATCCCATCAACGTCGGCGGCCGGCCGTTCCATAGCTGGGTGTCGTTCATCCCGATCACGTTCGAGTGCACCGTGCTGGTCGCGGCGCTGACGGCGGTGCTCGGGATGCTCGCGCTCAATGGGCTGCCGATGCCGTATCACCCGGTGTTCAACGTGCCGCGCTTCGCGTTGGCGACGCGCGACCGCTTCTTCCTGTGCATCGAAGGCACCGATCCGCTGTTCGATCGCGACACGACGCGCCGCTTTCTCGAGCGGCAGGTGCCGCGTTCAATCAGCGAGGTGGAGCATTGA
- the nrfD gene encoding polysulfide reductase NrfD — MSQDSRPESRTAPIIGPGHTFGSVTDKISAVVLTGKTPRWWFVGFAISFSLLMLFLYSVAYLLTEGIGIWGVNIPVGWGFDIINFVWWIGIGHAGTLISAILLLLRQEWRTSINRFAEAMTLFAVACAGMFPLLHLGRPWLFYWLLPYPNTMGVWPQFRSPLIWDVFAVSTYAIVSLMFWFVGLIPDLATLRDRSPNRAGRFIYGMLAMGWRGSATHWHRYETAYLLLAGLSTPLVVSVHTIVSFDFAVGVTPGWHATIFPPYFVAGAIYAGFAMVMTLAIPLRKAYGLEDFITARHLDYMGRVMLATGLIVAYGYMMEAFMAWYSANPYEQFMITNRFFGPYAQMYWSLLVCNVVVPQLLWFRKVRATVPLLFVICLFVNVGMWLERFIIVVTSLHRDFLPSSWGMYHGTIWDWTTFIGTIGLFLSLLFLFLRFLPMISIFEMRTLVPEAEVKEGVL; from the coding sequence ATGAGCCAAGACTCGCGGCCCGAATCTCGGACGGCCCCGATCATCGGGCCGGGGCATACGTTCGGCTCGGTCACCGACAAGATCAGCGCGGTGGTGTTGACCGGGAAGACGCCGCGTTGGTGGTTCGTCGGCTTCGCCATCTCGTTCAGCCTGCTGATGCTGTTCCTTTACTCGGTGGCCTATCTGCTCACCGAGGGCATCGGAATCTGGGGCGTCAACATCCCCGTCGGCTGGGGCTTCGACATCATCAACTTCGTGTGGTGGATCGGCATCGGCCACGCCGGCACACTGATTTCGGCGATCCTACTGTTGCTGCGTCAGGAGTGGCGCACCTCGATCAACCGCTTCGCGGAAGCGATGACGTTGTTCGCGGTTGCATGCGCCGGCATGTTCCCGCTGCTCCACCTCGGCCGGCCGTGGTTGTTCTACTGGCTGCTCCCCTACCCCAACACGATGGGCGTGTGGCCGCAGTTTCGCAGCCCGCTGATTTGGGACGTGTTCGCGGTGTCAACGTACGCGATCGTGTCGTTGATGTTCTGGTTCGTTGGTCTGATTCCCGACCTCGCCACGTTGCGCGATCGGTCGCCGAATCGCGCCGGTCGCTTCATTTACGGCATGCTGGCGATGGGATGGCGCGGATCGGCGACGCATTGGCATCGCTACGAGACGGCGTACCTGCTGCTCGCCGGCCTGTCGACGCCACTGGTGGTGTCGGTGCACACGATAGTCAGCTTCGACTTCGCCGTCGGTGTGACTCCGGGGTGGCACGCGACGATTTTCCCGCCGTACTTCGTCGCCGGTGCGATCTACGCGGGTTTCGCGATGGTGATGACCTTGGCGATCCCGTTGCGCAAAGCCTACGGCCTCGAAGACTTCATCACCGCACGCCATCTCGACTACATGGGAAGGGTCATGCTCGCCACCGGCCTCATCGTGGCCTACGGCTACATGATGGAAGCCTTCATGGCGTGGTACAGCGCCAACCCCTACGAGCAGTTCATGATCACCAATCGCTTCTTCGGTCCGTACGCGCAGATGTACTGGTCGCTGCTGGTGTGCAACGTGGTCGTGCCGCAGTTGCTGTGGTTCCGGAAAGTGCGCGCCACTGTTCCGCTGCTCTTCGTCATCTGCCTGTTCGTCAATGTCGGCATGTGGCTCGAGCGCTTCATCATCGTCGTCACCAGCTTGCACCGCGACTTCCTGCCGTCGTCGTGGGGCATGTACCACGGCACGATCTGGGATTGGACGACGTTCATCGGTACGATCGGACTGTTCCTCAGCTTGCTGTTTTTGTTCCTGCGCTTCTTGCCAATGATCTCGATCTTCGAAATGCGCACGCTCGTTCCCGAGGCTGAGGTCAAGGAGGGCGTGCTGTGA